In Candidatus Epulonipiscium viviparus, one DNA window encodes the following:
- a CDS encoding phosphatidate cytidylyltransferase, with protein sequence MHFWNMQIEKEDLEKRFREKGYYMLVRTLTGLIGVPLVLWIVISGSLVMQISGVVLGAIAIMEYFRAISLVYKPIKVLGFLLVVGFFAFLPFCMEYYSMYISLVLLLPLICGVLTYPKYTITDIAATIFGVIYIGLLFGLIVSIRNFDNGLFWVILLFVCTWGSDTCAYFVGRAFGKVKLAPELSPKKTVEGSIGGVVGASIFALIYCLVMIKLGYVSFTVVQIFIIVLVACFAAVLSQIGDLAASSIKRNVGAKDFGKIFPGHGGVLDRFDSVLLTTPFIFVISYLFNTP encoded by the coding sequence TTGCACTTTTGGAATATGCAAATCGAAAAAGAAGATTTGGAAAAACGGTTTAGAGAGAAGGGATATTATATGCTTGTTCGAACATTAACTGGATTGATAGGAGTTCCTTTAGTTTTATGGATTGTGATAAGTGGAAGTTTGGTTATGCAGATAAGTGGAGTTGTGCTTGGTGCGATTGCTATAATGGAATATTTTAGGGCTATTTCTCTTGTGTATAAGCCAATAAAAGTATTAGGGTTCCTTTTGGTTGTAGGATTCTTTGCCTTTTTACCTTTTTGCATGGAATATTACTCCATGTATATATCCCTTGTCTTATTGCTACCATTAATATGTGGTGTACTTACTTATCCCAAATATACAATTACCGACATTGCGGCTACAATTTTTGGAGTTATCTACATCGGTCTATTGTTTGGATTAATTGTCAGCATTAGAAATTTTGACAACGGATTATTTTGGGTTATTTTATTATTTGTTTGTACTTGGGGGAGCGATACTTGTGCGTATTTCGTTGGAAGAGCATTTGGCAAAGTTAAGCTTGCTCCCGAGCTTAGCCCCAAAAAAACAGTAGAAGGATCCATTGGCGGAGTTGTTGGAGCCAGTATTTTTGCACTTATCTACTGCTTAGTCATGATTAAGCTAGGCTATGTTTCATTTACAGTTGTTCAAATTTTTATAATTGTGTTAGTGGCCTGCTTTGCGGCGGTTCTATCACAAATCGGAGACTTGGCGGCATCTAGCATCAAGCGAAACGTCGGAGCCAAAGACTTTGGAAAAATTTTTCCGGGCCATGGCGGGGTGTTAGATCGATTTGATAGCGTCCTTCTAACTACACCTTTTATATTTGTAATTAGCTATTTATTTAATACTCCATAA
- a CDS encoding isoprenyl transferase: MNDVPKHVAFIMDGNGRWAKSKKLPRSAGHKKGSETLRDIVEYAATLKIKYITAYTFSTENWSRPKEEVSAIMALLEDYLDDALKKSKKRDIKIRVIGKLEGLSDSIIHKIKKLELITKDKPGLCVIFAINYGGRDEIVRATKIIAEKFKQGTITEITEEVFAQFLDTGNVPDPDFLIRTSGELRTSNFLPWQLAYSEFYFTDKHWPDFSKEDFDLALLEYANRKRRFGKTV; this comes from the coding sequence ATGAATGATGTGCCGAAACATGTGGCATTTATTATGGACGGAAATGGTCGATGGGCTAAGTCAAAAAAATTGCCAAGAAGTGCTGGACATAAAAAAGGTAGTGAAACGCTACGAGATATTGTAGAGTACGCAGCAACACTAAAGATAAAGTATATAACTGCATATACTTTTTCAACAGAAAATTGGAGTAGGCCTAAAGAAGAGGTATCTGCAATCATGGCTCTTCTCGAAGACTATCTCGACGACGCTCTCAAAAAATCCAAAAAACGCGATATCAAAATAAGAGTTATCGGCAAACTAGAAGGGCTCTCAGATAGCATTATTCACAAAATTAAAAAACTCGAATTGATAACAAAAGATAAGCCAGGGCTTTGTGTAATTTTTGCTATTAACTATGGTGGCCGAGATGAAATTGTTCGTGCTACTAAAATAATTGCAGAAAAATTTAAACAGGGTACAATTACCGAAATTACTGAAGAAGTATTCGCACAGTTTTTGGATACCGGAAACGTACCCGATCCAGATTTTTTAATTAGAACCAGCGGTGAGCTTAGAACCAGTAATTTCTTGCCTTGGCAACTTGCATATAGTGAATTTTATTTTACAGATAAACATTGGCCCGATTTTAGCAAAGAAGATTTTGATCTTGCACTTTTGGAATATGCAAATCGAAAAAGAAGATTTGGAAAAACGGTTTAG
- the frr gene encoding ribosome recycling factor, protein MKKFEDKMEKSILSLKEDFNTIRAGRANPNVLDKIVVDYYGTLTPIKQVGNIVVPEARILQIQPWDSSLLKGIEKAINESDIGINPSNDGKVIRLVFPELTQERRKELTKEIKKKGENAKVAIRNIRREAMDSFKKQQKANEITEDEQTTNENSVQKLTDKFVAEIDKLIEQKSSEVLSV, encoded by the coding sequence ATGAAAAAGTTTGAAGACAAAATGGAAAAATCAATTTTATCGTTAAAGGAGGACTTTAATACAATTAGAGCCGGGCGCGCAAACCCTAATGTTCTCGACAAAATTGTAGTAGACTACTATGGCACCCTAACTCCTATCAAACAAGTTGGCAACATCGTGGTTCCCGAAGCAAGAATTCTTCAGATTCAACCTTGGGATAGCTCTTTACTAAAGGGTATCGAAAAAGCTATTAATGAATCTGATATTGGCATAAATCCTTCTAATGACGGCAAAGTCATTAGATTAGTCTTCCCAGAACTTACCCAAGAACGACGAAAAGAACTTACAAAAGAGATCAAGAAAAAGGGAGAAAATGCCAAAGTTGCCATTAGAAACATCAGACGCGAGGCCATGGATTCTTTCAAAAAACAACAAAAGGCCAACGAAATAACCGAAGACGAGCAAACAACAAACGAAAACAGTGTCCAAAAACTTACAGACAAGTTTGTTGCAGAAATTGATAAATTAATCGAGCAAAAAAGTTCTGAAGTTTTATCAGTATAG
- the pyrH gene encoding UMP kinase, translating to MQYSNILVKLSGEALAGDKSLGFDNEIISGVIKQLTTLVNDGFLVSVVIGGGNFWRGRTSGDMDRTTADQIGMLATVMNALYVSDFTKTYNVQSVVMTPFPVGTMTEVFNKDKAIDYLKSGKIVFFAGGTGHPYFSTDSGAALKGCEIGADVLLFAKNIDGVYDSDPRTNKDAIKFEKISCETILEKDLKPVDLSCVVLCKDNKLPIIVFDLNAENGIIKVANGENIGTKIIV from the coding sequence ATGCAATATAGTAATATTTTGGTTAAGTTGAGCGGCGAAGCACTCGCTGGAGATAAAAGCCTTGGCTTTGATAATGAAATTATTTCTGGAGTTATAAAGCAACTTACAACTCTAGTAAATGACGGTTTTCTCGTTAGCGTTGTTATTGGCGGCGGAAATTTTTGGCGAGGGCGCACTTCTGGAGATATGGACAGAACAACAGCAGATCAAATAGGAATGCTCGCAACAGTTATGAACGCATTATATGTGTCAGATTTTACCAAAACATATAATGTCCAAAGCGTAGTAATGACACCATTTCCCGTTGGCACTATGACCGAGGTTTTTAACAAAGACAAAGCAATAGACTACTTAAAGTCCGGAAAAATCGTCTTCTTTGCGGGAGGCACAGGGCATCCATATTTTTCGACCGACTCTGGCGCTGCGCTCAAAGGATGTGAAATTGGAGCCGATGTCTTACTTTTTGCCAAAAACATCGATGGGGTCTATGATAGCGATCCTCGCACCAACAAAGACGCCATAAAGTTTGAGAAAATTTCTTGCGAGACTATACTCGAAAAAGATCTCAAACCCGTTGATCTATCTTGTGTTGTTTTATGTAAAGATAACAAATTACCGATTATTGTCTTTGATTTAAATGCAGAAAATGGAATAATAAAAGTCGCAAATGGTGAAAATATAGGTACAAAGATTATAGTATAA
- the tsf gene encoding translation elongation factor Ts — translation MAITAAMVKELREITGAGMLDCKNVLVEVNGDITKAIDVLREKGLAKAAKKSGRIAAEGLVMQMVSADNKTAALIEVNSETDFVAKNEKFVTFVKDLAKVVLDTQVRTVEALKALPYPGEADKTVDQVLTENIATIGENLSIRRIAIMGTTGTIASYTHGGGKIVVLVDVDNTDTKAEEVGKNVAMQIAALNPEYISMSDVSDETKSKEREILLVQAMNENQELPEGKRKPEKIIAGIVEGRLNKNLKSFCLLEQDYVKDPSLTVAKYVKEELGSDKVIKSFIRFETGEGLEKKDENFAEEVAKQLQN, via the coding sequence ATGGCGATAACAGCTGCAATGGTAAAAGAATTACGCGAGATAACAGGCGCCGGAATGCTTGATTGCAAAAACGTTTTGGTTGAAGTTAATGGAGATATTACAAAAGCAATAGATGTATTACGCGAAAAAGGACTTGCGAAAGCTGCTAAAAAATCTGGCAGAATCGCTGCGGAAGGACTTGTTATGCAAATGGTTTCAGCAGATAACAAAACTGCGGCCTTAATAGAAGTCAACTCCGAAACAGACTTTGTTGCGAAGAACGAAAAATTTGTAACCTTCGTTAAAGACCTTGCCAAAGTTGTTTTAGACACACAAGTTAGAACAGTCGAAGCTCTAAAAGCTCTTCCTTATCCTGGAGAAGCCGACAAAACTGTAGATCAAGTTTTAACAGAAAATATTGCAACAATCGGAGAAAACTTATCTATCCGCAGAATTGCAATTATGGGTACCACAGGAACAATAGCATCATATACTCATGGCGGCGGAAAAATCGTTGTTTTAGTAGATGTTGATAACACAGATACAAAAGCCGAAGAGGTAGGCAAAAACGTTGCGATGCAAATTGCGGCATTAAATCCTGAATATATCTCTATGAGCGACGTATCAGACGAAACAAAATCTAAAGAACGCGAAATTTTATTAGTTCAAGCTATGAATGAAAACCAAGAATTACCAGAGGGCAAACGCAAACCCGAAAAAATCATTGCGGGTATAGTAGAAGGTCGTTTAAACAAAAATCTAAAAAGCTTCTGTTTATTGGAGCAAGACTATGTGAAAGACCCTAGCCTCACTGTTGCAAAATATGTAAAAGAAGAGCTTGGCTCAGATAAAGTTATAAAATCTTTCATTCGTTTTGAAACTGGCGAAGGCTTAGAAAAGAAAGATGAAAATTTCGCTGAAGAAGTTGCTAAGCAATTACAAAACTAG
- the rpsB gene encoding 30S ribosomal protein S2 translates to MSVISMKQLLEAGVHFGHQTRRWNPKMKEYIFTERNGIYIIDLQKTAKKMDEAFYAMKDIAADGGKVLFVGTKKQAQDSIKAEALRCGMYYINHRWLGGMLTNFQTIRSRVDRLKKLELMQEDGTFDLLPKKEVIELKKEMIKLENNLGGIKEMKGVPDAIFIIDPRKEAIAIQEAHILGIPVFSIVDTNCDPDEIDFPIPGNDDAIRAVKLITAKLADAIIESNQGEIFDAGDEPIQPVVEETLTFENSVSVEE, encoded by the coding sequence ATGAGCGTTATTTCAATGAAACAATTATTAGAAGCTGGTGTACACTTTGGTCACCAAACCAGAAGATGGAATCCTAAAATGAAGGAGTATATCTTTACAGAAAGAAATGGTATTTATATTATAGACCTTCAAAAAACTGCAAAGAAAATGGACGAAGCTTTTTATGCCATGAAAGATATTGCTGCTGACGGAGGCAAAGTTCTTTTTGTGGGTACCAAAAAACAAGCCCAAGACTCAATTAAAGCAGAAGCCCTACGCTGCGGAATGTATTATATCAACCACAGATGGTTAGGCGGAATGCTTACTAATTTCCAAACTATTAGAAGTAGAGTAGATCGTCTCAAAAAGCTAGAACTAATGCAAGAAGATGGCACTTTTGACCTTCTTCCAAAAAAAGAAGTTATCGAGCTAAAAAAAGAAATGATCAAACTTGAAAACAATCTTGGTGGAATTAAAGAGATGAAAGGCGTTCCTGATGCGATCTTTATAATCGATCCTAGAAAAGAAGCCATCGCTATTCAGGAAGCGCACATTCTTGGAATCCCAGTATTCTCTATTGTAGACACAAACTGCGACCCAGATGAAATTGATTTTCCGATTCCTGGTAATGATGACGCCATTAGAGCAGTAAAACTTATTACTGCCAAACTTGCTGATGCAATTATAGAATCAAATCAAGGCGAGATTTTTGACGCTGGTGACGAACCTATCCAACCAGTCGTAGAAGAAACATTGACATTTGAAAATTCAGTTAGCGTGGAGGAATAA
- a CDS encoding peptidylprolyl isomerase, producing MANPIVKMTMIDGQSIRMELFPEVAPITVANFLELVNDQFYDGLSFHRIIPGFMIQGGDPEGSGMGGSDKNIKGEFQSNGVQNNLSHTRGAVSMARSNNPNSASSQFFIVHENSDFLDGNYAVFGNVIEGLDTVDSIAEEKTDANDRPLEPVIIETIIEEK from the coding sequence ATGGCAAACCCGATAGTAAAAATGACAATGATAGATGGACAATCAATTAGAATGGAACTTTTTCCAGAAGTTGCACCCATAACTGTTGCAAACTTTTTAGAATTAGTTAATGATCAATTTTATGATGGTCTAAGCTTTCACAGAATAATTCCAGGATTTATGATTCAAGGCGGAGATCCCGAAGGCTCCGGAATGGGCGGATCAGACAAAAACATCAAAGGCGAGTTTCAGTCTAATGGCGTTCAAAACAATCTAAGCCACACCCGTGGTGCGGTTTCTATGGCACGCTCAAACAATCCAAACTCAGCGAGCTCACAATTTTTTATCGTTCACGAAAATTCTGATTTCTTAGATGGAAACTACGCCGTGTTTGGAAACGTTATCGAAGGGCTAGATACTGTTGATAGTATTGCCGAGGAAAAAACCGACGCTAACGACAGACCTCTTGAACCTGTTATTATAGAAACTATTATTGAGGAAAAATAA
- a CDS encoding aminopeptidase produces MLTKKYEQAYKTYTDKDKSAMMDYSERYRQFISKNKTERECVESFINLAQLQGYRDLKPLIENKTHLKPGDKVYANYMNKALLLFCIGTQNIENGMNLLGAHLDSPRLDLKPNPLYQDSDFAMLKTHYYGGVKKYQWVSLPLAMHGVVAKKDGSVVKIVLGEDESDPVLGISDLLIHLSADQMEKKLKEAIGGEDLNVCAGVFPVDSTDEKLKDKVTKNVLQILNSKYDIKEEDLFSSEIQIVPAGNARDYGIDRSMILGYGQDDRVCGYASFEALIEVENPAITTCCILVDKEEIGSYGASGMQSQFFENTVAEILELTDGFSDIKLRRTLANSRMLSSDVTAGYDPNFPSVLEKNNAAYFGKGVVFMKYTGSRGKSGSNEANAEYVAQLRRIMDENNVTWQTGELGKIDQGGGGTIAHILAKYGMDVIDCGVPVHTMHGPWEVTCKIDLYEMKKAYVAFLKDSN; encoded by the coding sequence ATGTTAACTAAAAAATATGAACAAGCATACAAAACATACACCGACAAAGACAAATCTGCTATGATGGATTATTCAGAACGATATCGACAATTTATTTCAAAAAACAAAACTGAACGAGAATGTGTCGAAAGCTTTATTAATTTGGCGCAATTACAAGGATATCGCGATCTAAAGCCTCTAATAGAAAACAAAACGCATCTCAAGCCTGGTGACAAAGTATATGCAAATTATATGAACAAAGCTCTATTGTTATTCTGCATAGGAACTCAAAACATTGAAAACGGAATGAATCTACTTGGAGCGCATTTAGACTCACCTCGCCTTGATTTAAAACCTAATCCATTATATCAAGACTCAGATTTTGCTATGCTTAAGACGCATTATTATGGTGGCGTCAAAAAGTATCAGTGGGTAAGCTTACCTTTAGCCATGCATGGCGTGGTTGCTAAAAAAGACGGATCTGTTGTTAAAATAGTTCTTGGAGAAGACGAAAGCGATCCTGTTCTTGGAATATCAGACCTCCTCATTCACCTTTCAGCTGATCAGATGGAGAAAAAGCTAAAAGAGGCTATTGGTGGCGAGGACCTAAATGTTTGTGCGGGAGTATTTCCAGTTGATAGCACCGACGAAAAATTGAAAGATAAAGTTACAAAAAATGTATTGCAAATATTAAATTCCAAATATGACATTAAAGAAGAAGATTTATTTTCATCAGAAATTCAGATTGTGCCCGCCGGAAACGCTCGCGATTATGGCATCGACCGCAGTATGATCCTTGGATACGGTCAGGACGATCGAGTTTGTGGGTATGCCTCTTTTGAAGCGCTCATAGAAGTGGAAAATCCTGCCATTACAACTTGTTGCATACTCGTTGATAAAGAAGAAATTGGTAGTTATGGTGCTTCTGGAATGCAATCTCAATTTTTTGAAAACACTGTTGCCGAGATTTTAGAATTAACAGATGGTTTTTCTGATATCAAACTTCGACGCACGCTTGCTAATTCCAGAATGCTTTCATCTGACGTTACTGCGGGCTATGATCCTAATTTTCCATCGGTTCTAGAAAAAAACAATGCGGCTTACTTTGGCAAAGGCGTTGTATTTATGAAGTACACAGGCTCACGCGGAAAATCTGGCTCCAACGAAGCAAACGCCGAATACGTCGCGCAGCTTCGACGCATAATGGACGAAAACAACGTCACTTGGCAAACTGGCGAGCTGGGCAAAATCGATCAAGGCGGTGGCGGAACCATTGCTCACATTCTTGCTAAATACGGAATGGATGTAATAGATTGTGGCGTACCTGTTCACACAATGCACGGACCTTGGGAAGTAACTTGCAAAATAGATTTATACGAAATGAAAAAAGCTTATGTAGCATTTCTTAAAGATTCAAATTAA
- a CDS encoding DUF4003 family protein — protein sequence MDFRLLCEDFILNWDTIGEVFGGAGFYVYPMCSYLFLEKNQMPDTQKLLDCIELFDQNSHLFTDSLSEHIRPVIVCLLATCEDPKQTLNDSLKFYQEFCKHFPKSDYLIFGSMIMSHFVTSTNFATTAKQTKDLYVLMETAHRLLTSQEDIVFAMMMTLSSKSNVKLILDADSCYKVLKKKFSANGEVQSLSHVLALYNWVNKGERVINLHRLLASKKYNYGVDHELPVLGVVAMINTTLGELTDNIILVDQTLKRLKNYGATASGKKRRLTHAAMLVSCIYSSSTDNMLIAALAATHVSLVAAVAGNN from the coding sequence TTGGATTTTCGATTATTATGTGAAGATTTTATTTTAAATTGGGATACTATTGGAGAAGTCTTTGGAGGTGCAGGTTTTTATGTGTATCCGATGTGTTCTTATCTTTTTCTAGAAAAGAACCAAATGCCCGATACTCAAAAATTACTAGACTGTATAGAACTTTTTGATCAAAATTCACATTTATTTACAGATTCTTTATCAGAGCATATAAGACCTGTAATTGTGTGCCTATTAGCTACTTGCGAAGACCCTAAACAAACTTTGAACGATTCGCTAAAGTTTTACCAAGAGTTCTGCAAGCATTTTCCTAAATCAGACTATCTCATATTTGGATCTATGATTATGTCTCATTTCGTTACAAGCACCAACTTTGCCACTACTGCAAAACAAACTAAAGATCTTTATGTCCTTATGGAAACAGCACACAGACTTTTAACGTCTCAAGAAGATATTGTATTCGCTATGATGATGACACTGTCTTCAAAATCTAATGTTAAGCTGATACTTGATGCCGACTCTTGCTATAAAGTTCTCAAAAAAAAATTCTCCGCCAACGGAGAAGTGCAATCACTAAGTCACGTTTTAGCCTTATATAATTGGGTAAATAAAGGTGAACGAGTAATTAACTTGCATCGTCTTCTTGCTTCCAAAAAATATAACTATGGTGTCGATCATGAACTGCCGGTGTTGGGAGTTGTTGCGATGATTAATACTACATTAGGCGAACTTACAGATAACATTATTCTTGTAGATCAAACATTGAAGCGCCTTAAAAATTATGGAGCGACAGCATCTGGAAAAAAACGCAGATTAACTCACGCGGCAATGCTTGTATCTTGTATATATTCTAGCTCTACGGATAATATGTTAATTGCAGCTCTAGCCGCGACCCATGTATCTTTGGTTGCCGCCGTGGCCGGAAATAACTAA
- a CDS encoding DNA topology modulation protein FlaR codes for MKIAIIGYSGSGKSSLARKLGEIYGIPAMHLDSVHMVGNWEIRGEDESKYMLKEFMNKPDWIIDGTYKKYYIKERLKQADYILLLDFNRIDCFIRCLKRYQQYRGSTRPDLSEGCNEKMDAEFIRWLLYEGRTKRHKNFFLAVKNKYGSKTIVIKNQCELDLFIKFNEIQKRLNEQHNSNNKLRKKNFSRQRNTQRHFRQGFRRR; via the coding sequence ATGAAAATAGCAATTATTGGTTATAGCGGAAGCGGTAAATCTAGTTTGGCACGAAAGCTAGGAGAGATATATGGCATTCCTGCTATGCATTTAGATAGTGTGCATATGGTAGGTAACTGGGAAATACGTGGTGAAGACGAATCGAAATATATGCTAAAAGAGTTTATGAATAAGCCAGATTGGATTATAGATGGCACATATAAAAAATATTATATCAAAGAACGTCTTAAACAAGCCGATTATATTTTGCTGCTAGATTTTAATAGAATCGATTGCTTTATACGCTGCCTGAAAAGATACCAGCAATACAGAGGCAGCACGAGACCGGATCTTTCTGAAGGCTGCAACGAAAAAATGGACGCCGAGTTTATTCGTTGGCTATTATATGAGGGTCGAACGAAGCGCCATAAAAACTTTTTTTTGGCGGTTAAAAATAAATATGGAAGCAAAACAATTGTGATAAAAAATCAATGCGAATTAGATTTGTTTATAAAATTTAACGAAATTCAAAAAAGATTAAATGAGCAGCATAACTCAAATAATAAATTAAGGAAAAAGAATTTTTCTAGACAACGCAATACTCAAAGACATTTTAGACAAGGTTTTCGACGCAGATAG
- a CDS encoding amidohydrolase, giving the protein MQWKLITLDADDMQAMLDAMEADNAGEQMMQAMLDAMETDNAADADDMQAMEEAVADIDDSELAEMAESVPEIAEMMEEMAEATEMMEELLEAAKLADDVEIMEAMTSAMATGGVVRNAKKTKLFFNGQISTMDINNSIVEAILIENGKVVATGTTEELMEIAGDCEKIDLGGSAMATGLIDPRGQVVATIGDTDDDAKLFFNGQIITMDVNGIIAEAVWIKGGKIAAVGTSVELMEIAGDCEKVDLEGKTMIPGLIDPHGHIVAVAQTLMIVALEDVASKDELVEVMADSLKNNPPEGDLWLIGFGYDNNKFEGSEHPTKFDLDMISTEIPISVSHASGHLAAVNSKALELLGYVGDDYEVPEGGVVRTVDPQSKEPNGVLEENAILAPEKASLIKSPGFEEIVKAMMKAQDLYAALGITTTQDASVNEANHYNDILSACANQGLLKIDIVGLATQPSTKNLMKDEGTPKRSYHNHYRLGGAKTWLDGSPQGFTAWLTEPYHVPPKGENKYYCGYGTQTDEAVTDYFVECINSNLQVNAHVNGDAAADQFLNCYEKALAITGSTAKLRPVMVHCQCIREDQLDRAKKLGAVLSFFNDHVRYWGDLHHDKVFGPERAQNISPMRWALNREICFTLHQDPPVKMPNQLIAIHTATNRETESGRILGKNQRISVMDALRAVTINGAYQYFEEDIKGSIEVGKLADLVIIDQNILEIDRAVIDKTVVLETIKEGVTIYKRGE; this is encoded by the coding sequence ATGCAATGGAAACTGATAACGCTGGATGCAGATGACATGCAAGCAATGTTAGATGCAATGGAAGCTGATAACGCTGGCGAGCAGATGATGCAAGCAATGTTAGATGCAATGGAAACTGATAACGCTGCCGATGCCGATGACATGCAAGCAATGGAAGAAGCTGTCGCTGATATAGATGACAGTGAATTGGCAGAGATGGCGGAGTCAGTGCCAGAGATCGCAGAAATGATGGAAGAGATGGCCGAGGCTACAGAAATGATGGAAGAGCTTCTAGAGGCAGCTAAGCTTGCTGATGATGTAGAGATAATGGAAGCGATGACGTCGGCAATGGCGACTGGCGGAGTAGTAAGAAATGCGAAGAAGACGAAACTATTTTTCAATGGCCAAATTAGCACGATGGATATCAACAACTCGATAGTGGAAGCAATCTTGATTGAGAACGGGAAAGTTGTAGCGACTGGAACGACAGAGGAGCTGATGGAGATAGCCGGAGATTGTGAAAAAATCGATTTAGGCGGCAGTGCGATGGCGACAGGGCTGATCGATCCTCGAGGTCAAGTTGTTGCAACAATAGGGGACACAGATGACGATGCCAAATTATTTTTTAACGGCCAAATTATTACGATGGATGTTAACGGCATAATAGCAGAAGCTGTGTGGATCAAAGGTGGAAAAATCGCTGCTGTTGGAACAAGCGTCGAATTGATGGAGATAGCCGGCGATTGCGAAAAAGTGGATTTGGAAGGAAAAACCATGATTCCGGGTTTGATCGATCCCCATGGGCATATAGTTGCCGTGGCACAGACGCTGATGATTGTAGCGCTAGAAGATGTGGCATCGAAAGATGAGCTTGTTGAAGTTATGGCAGACTCGCTAAAGAATAACCCACCAGAAGGAGACTTGTGGTTGATTGGCTTTGGATATGATAACAACAAGTTTGAGGGAAGTGAGCATCCAACTAAATTTGATTTAGATATGATTAGTACGGAAATACCGATTAGCGTATCTCATGCTTCGGGACATTTGGCGGCAGTAAATTCGAAGGCGCTTGAGCTTTTGGGATATGTAGGAGATGATTATGAAGTTCCAGAGGGCGGCGTGGTGCGCACAGTTGATCCACAAAGCAAGGAGCCTAATGGGGTTTTAGAAGAAAATGCAATATTGGCACCAGAAAAGGCAAGCCTGATTAAAAGTCCGGGTTTTGAGGAAATTGTAAAGGCCATGATGAAAGCTCAAGATTTGTATGCAGCATTAGGAATTACAACAACTCAGGATGCCTCTGTAAATGAAGCGAATCATTATAATGATATTTTGAGTGCCTGCGCAAATCAAGGACTTTTAAAAATTGATATTGTGGGATTGGCGACGCAACCATCGACCAAAAATTTGATGAAAGATGAAGGCACACCAAAACGCAGCTATCATAATCACTATCGATTGGGAGGAGCAAAAACTTGGTTAGACGGGTCGCCTCAGGGATTTACTGCTTGGCTAACAGAGCCGTATCATGTGCCTCCAAAAGGAGAGAACAAATATTATTGCGGGTATGGAACGCAGACAGATGAGGCAGTAACGGATTATTTTGTAGAATGTATCAACTCGAATTTGCAAGTAAATGCGCATGTGAATGGCGATGCGGCAGCTGATCAATTTTTGAATTGCTACGAGAAAGCATTAGCAATAACAGGAAGTACGGCAAAATTGAGACCAGTGATGGTTCATTGCCAGTGTATAAGAGAAGATCAGTTAGATAGAGCGAAAAAGTTGGGAGCGGTGCTATCATTCTTTAATGATCACGTAAGGTATTGGGGAGATTTGCATCATGATAAAGTGTTTGGACCAGAGAGAGCGCAAAATATTTCGCCAATGAGATGGGCGTTGAATAGGGAAATATGTTTTACGTTGCACCAGGATCCGCCAGTGAAGATGCCAAATCAGTTGATAGCAATTCATACTGCTACCAATAGAGAGACCGAATCTGGAAGAATTTTAGGAAAGAATCAGCGAATTTCTGTGATGGACGCATTAAGAGCGGTGACAATAAACGGAGCGTACCAATACTTTGAAGAGGATATTAAAGGAAGTATCGAAGTTGGAAAATTGGCAGATTTGGTTATTATAGACCAGAATATTTTGGAAATAGATAGGGCAGTAATTGATAAAACTGTAGTGCTAGAGACAATAAAAGAAGGAGTTACAATTTATAAAAGAGGAGAGTAA